A genomic stretch from Nitrospira defluvii includes:
- a CDS encoding SDR family NAD(P)-dependent oxidoreductase, giving the protein MQTYETTAIVTGAGSGIGLAVAESFLREGMNIVLNGRNEEKLVRAAVQLGQPDRLAIVAGDITRPETSTRVVEEAVNRFGQLSVLVNNAGIFCTKPFTEYAVEELDGFLGYLRGTFVLSQAAVRQMRGQGRGGSIVNIGTILASNGVNGIPSSAPIAAKGGIMALTKNLSVELARENIRINAVAPGVVPTPLYGDLTDEQLEALHGMQPLGRYGTPKDIADAVLYLVKASWVTGVILPVDGGVDAGGDGAYHGVKESAGTVAA; this is encoded by the coding sequence ATGCAGACGTACGAAACTACGGCAATCGTGACAGGTGCGGGAAGCGGCATAGGCCTGGCCGTGGCGGAATCCTTTCTCCGCGAAGGGATGAATATCGTGCTCAACGGGCGCAATGAAGAGAAGCTTGTCCGTGCCGCAGTCCAGCTCGGTCAACCTGATCGGCTTGCGATCGTCGCCGGTGACATCACCCGGCCCGAGACGTCCACCCGGGTTGTGGAGGAGGCGGTCAATCGCTTTGGCCAGCTCTCCGTGCTCGTGAACAACGCCGGCATCTTCTGTACGAAGCCATTCACCGAATACGCCGTCGAAGAGCTTGACGGGTTTCTCGGCTACCTGCGGGGAACCTTTGTTCTGTCGCAAGCGGCGGTTCGGCAGATGCGTGGGCAGGGCCGCGGCGGGTCAATCGTCAACATCGGGACGATTCTCGCGTCGAACGGTGTGAACGGGATTCCTTCCAGCGCGCCGATCGCGGCCAAAGGGGGAATCATGGCGCTGACCAAGAACTTGTCCGTTGAACTGGCGAGGGAAAACATTCGCATCAACGCGGTCGCGCCCGGAGTGGTTCCCACGCCACTCTACGGTGATCTCACCGACGAGCAACTCGAAGCACTCCATGGGATGCAACCACTCGGTCGTTATGGGACGCCCAAGGACATTGCAGATGCCGTCCTGTACCTGGTCAAGGCAAGCTGGGTCACCGGAGTGATCCTGCCGGTGGATGGCGGAGTGGATGCCGGGGGCGATGGAGCCTACCACGGAGTGAAGGAGAGCGCTGGGACAGTTGCGGCATGA
- a CDS encoding acyloxyacyl hydrolase: protein MLTIVMLWASGSVASAQSSFEVRDVMPRGTMELGGAVGYAQGTTAIGNGSSSNRSAVFVLPRVGMVLTDPLGKSWWEGNVELLVEPLFGRFIKPFAAEAVGGSFVLKYNFLSFGRWVPFWDAGAGMIWTNLAPRIPEQSTQFEFVLETGPGVQYFVTDRITWTMGVRLHHISNSNLGDRNTGINGVLPYVGVSFFTPRLF, encoded by the coding sequence GTGCTCACCATTGTGATGCTCTGGGCCAGTGGCAGTGTCGCGTCTGCGCAATCGTCATTCGAGGTCCGCGATGTCATGCCCCGGGGGACTATGGAACTCGGAGGGGCGGTGGGATACGCCCAGGGCACGACGGCGATCGGGAACGGCTCCTCCTCCAACCGGAGCGCGGTCTTCGTGCTGCCGCGCGTCGGGATGGTGCTCACCGATCCGCTGGGAAAAAGCTGGTGGGAAGGCAATGTCGAACTCCTGGTGGAACCGCTATTCGGGAGATTTATCAAGCCATTCGCTGCCGAAGCTGTAGGAGGATCGTTCGTCCTGAAATACAATTTTCTCTCCTTCGGCCGATGGGTCCCCTTCTGGGACGCCGGCGCCGGCATGATCTGGACCAATCTGGCGCCGCGGATTCCAGAACAAAGCACACAGTTCGAATTCGTCTTGGAGACCGGCCCCGGGGTGCAGTATTTCGTGACGGACCGGATCACCTGGACGATGGGCGTGCGACTCCATCATATTTCCAATTCGAATCTTGGCGATAGAAATACTGGAATCAACGGAGTCCTGCCGTATGTCGGCGTGTCATTCTTTACACCTCGGTTATTTTGA
- a CDS encoding cysteine hydrolase, which translates to MTILTRSSIAAVAAVIVGLTLTSSPFAQNAKPTVSHYAGPREDAPVPRPGLTPKRGRVAVVVTDPQNDFLNPKGVAWGVVGQSVQENHTVENIESLFKVAKSAGVPVFVSPHYYYAHDHQWKFGGALEVLMHNIGMFDRKGALTQEGFAGSGADWLDRYKPYIEDGRTVITSPHKVFGPESNDLILQLRKADISQVILAGMSANLCTESHLRELLEQGFEVVVVTDATAAAKLPGFDGYEAAFVNFRLMASDVWSTAQTVKTLTSLK; encoded by the coding sequence ATGACTATTCTTACTCGCTCGAGCATCGCCGCGGTGGCCGCCGTCATCGTCGGCTTGACCCTGACCTCGTCGCCGTTCGCACAGAATGCAAAACCCACGGTGTCGCATTATGCCGGACCGCGAGAGGATGCGCCGGTTCCTCGTCCGGGCCTGACGCCGAAAAGGGGGCGGGTGGCCGTCGTCGTCACCGACCCGCAGAACGATTTCCTCAACCCCAAGGGAGTGGCCTGGGGCGTCGTCGGACAGAGTGTGCAGGAGAACCACACGGTCGAGAACATCGAAAGCCTCTTCAAGGTCGCCAAATCCGCCGGTGTGCCGGTCTTTGTCAGCCCGCACTACTACTATGCGCACGACCATCAGTGGAAATTCGGCGGCGCGCTCGAAGTGCTCATGCACAACATCGGCATGTTCGATCGCAAAGGCGCCTTGACGCAGGAGGGTTTTGCCGGCTCGGGCGCGGACTGGCTCGACCGCTACAAGCCCTATATCGAGGACGGCCGGACGGTGATCACGAGCCCGCACAAGGTGTTCGGGCCCGAGTCAAACGATCTCATCTTGCAGTTGCGCAAAGCTGACATCAGCCAGGTCATCCTGGCCGGCATGTCCGCCAATCTCTGCACCGAGTCACATCTACGCGAACTGCTCGAGCAAGGGTTTGAAGTCGTGGTCGTGACCGATGCCACGGCCGCAGCCAAGCTGCCTGGATTCGACGGGTATGAAGCGGCCTTCGTGAACTTTCGCTTGATGGCCAGCGACGTGTGGAGCACGGCCCAAACGGTCAAGACCCTCACGAGTCTCAAGTAA
- a CDS encoding sigma-54-dependent Fis family transcriptional regulator, giving the protein MDPNKLPHVMVSTAQQRGLDAVLRTITDGIAQCPNTVLTRIWLTTPNELCTVCRERKDVSDNSRWLHLVASAGVSRDPQADYGRLDGSFHRFPLGERKIGRVATSGEPLRLAGLRGDEEWIADPDWFAREGVRTFAAQPLIFREEVLGVLALFDRGLLNEQAFEWLRMFADYAAVSIANAKAFDEIALLRARLEEENLYLREEVTAALGMEEFVGESQSLQHVLRQVQLVAPTDAAVLVTGESGTGKELVARAIHDRSRRRDRALIKVNCSAVPDQLFESEFFGHVKGSFTGALADRPGRFELADGGTLFLDEIGEVPVAMQAKLLRVLQEGEFERVGDTRTRRVDVRIVAATNRDLKREVEAGRFREDLFYRLSVFPIHIPPLRERREDIPQLALHFIAQSAKRLNRRAPRVTQAVLNQLAAHDWPGNVRELQNVVERAVILSQGGPLRVHLHPSQPRETRALSRDMPSRAQLLTREELKRQERESIIQALRTSEGRIFGAQGAAALLGMKPTTLASRIKALGIQRAKLRDADLPG; this is encoded by the coding sequence ATGGACCCCAACAAACTCCCTCATGTGATGGTTTCCACCGCTCAACAACGTGGGCTTGATGCGGTGCTGCGCACGATTACCGACGGCATCGCGCAATGCCCGAATACGGTATTGACGCGGATTTGGCTCACGACGCCAAATGAACTCTGTACGGTCTGCCGTGAGCGGAAGGATGTCTCCGACAACAGTCGGTGGTTGCACCTCGTCGCCAGCGCGGGAGTGTCGCGCGATCCGCAGGCCGACTACGGCCGCTTGGACGGCTCGTTTCATCGGTTTCCCCTTGGCGAGCGCAAGATCGGGCGCGTGGCCACGAGCGGTGAGCCGCTCCGGCTGGCCGGGCTTCGCGGTGACGAGGAGTGGATCGCGGACCCTGACTGGTTCGCGCGTGAGGGAGTCCGGACCTTCGCGGCGCAACCCTTGATCTTCCGGGAGGAGGTCCTCGGAGTGCTGGCGCTCTTCGACCGCGGCTTGCTCAACGAGCAAGCCTTCGAGTGGCTCCGCATGTTCGCCGACTACGCAGCGGTAAGCATTGCAAACGCCAAGGCGTTCGATGAGATCGCCCTGCTGCGTGCCCGGCTGGAAGAGGAGAACCTCTACCTGCGTGAAGAGGTCACCGCCGCGTTGGGGATGGAGGAATTCGTCGGAGAGAGCCAGTCGCTCCAGCACGTCCTCCGTCAAGTGCAGTTGGTCGCGCCCACCGACGCGGCAGTGCTCGTCACGGGAGAGAGTGGGACGGGGAAAGAACTGGTCGCGCGCGCGATTCATGACCGGAGCCGGCGGCGAGACCGGGCCCTGATCAAGGTGAACTGCAGCGCCGTGCCGGACCAATTGTTTGAAAGCGAATTCTTCGGACATGTAAAGGGATCCTTCACCGGAGCCCTCGCCGATCGGCCCGGTCGCTTCGAACTGGCCGACGGCGGCACGCTCTTTCTCGACGAGATCGGGGAGGTGCCCGTGGCGATGCAGGCGAAGCTGTTACGGGTCCTGCAAGAGGGCGAGTTCGAGCGTGTCGGCGACACGCGGACGCGGAGGGTGGACGTGCGGATCGTCGCGGCGACGAATCGCGACTTGAAGCGGGAGGTCGAAGCCGGCCGTTTTCGAGAGGATCTGTTTTACCGTCTCAGCGTGTTTCCCATCCACATCCCACCGCTCCGTGAACGCCGGGAAGACATTCCGCAGCTCGCGCTGCATTTCATCGCGCAGAGCGCGAAACGGCTCAATCGCCGTGCCCCCCGAGTCACACAAGCGGTGTTGAACCAGCTTGCCGCGCATGACTGGCCCGGAAACGTGCGGGAGCTCCAGAATGTCGTCGAGCGCGCGGTGATCCTTTCACAAGGAGGGCCGCTGCGTGTCCATCTTCACCCGTCGCAACCGCGCGAGACGCGGGCACTGTCTCGCGACATGCCGTCGCGAGCACAACTTCTGACGCGAGAAGAGCTCAAACGCCAGGAGCGGGAGAGCATCATTCAGGCGCTGCGGACGAGCGAGGGCCGGATCTTCGGCGCACAGGGCGCCGCCGCGCTGCTGGGCATGAAACCGACCACACTGGCCTCGCGGATCAAGGCGCTGGGGATCCAAAGGGCCAAGCTGCGGGATGCCGATCTGCCCGGTTGA
- a CDS encoding Crp/Fnr family transcriptional regulator — MERVQSAATNKLWFLKHIRLFDGISPSEMQEMEKITRMEEVKKRQPLYLPGDPSSNVYLLKKGRVKIANTAPSGKEVTFDILEPGEVFGELEVLEDAPRSTSAEALDDALICVIPRKDFDQYLAMHPNVTVKLTKLIGLRLKKIQSRIEDLVFRDVPARLAHLLSELSKSDGVADKQGVRLKVKLTHQEMANLIGCSRETVSATMGLFRDQCLIQMEGRSITILKPDELSRLVS; from the coding sequence ATGGAACGCGTACAGTCTGCCGCCACCAACAAGCTCTGGTTCCTCAAGCACATTCGCTTGTTTGACGGGATCTCTCCGTCTGAAATGCAGGAGATGGAGAAAATTACCCGAATGGAAGAGGTCAAGAAACGGCAGCCCTTGTACCTTCCAGGCGATCCGAGCAGCAACGTCTATCTCCTCAAGAAGGGCCGCGTCAAAATCGCCAACACGGCGCCCAGCGGGAAAGAAGTCACCTTCGATATTTTAGAGCCGGGAGAAGTGTTCGGAGAACTTGAGGTTCTGGAAGACGCTCCCCGCTCGACATCGGCCGAGGCCCTTGATGACGCGCTGATTTGTGTGATTCCCCGGAAGGATTTCGATCAGTACCTGGCCATGCATCCGAACGTGACGGTCAAGTTGACCAAACTCATCGGGTTGCGGCTCAAGAAAATCCAGAGCCGTATCGAAGATCTGGTCTTTCGTGATGTGCCAGCCCGTCTGGCCCATCTGCTCTCGGAGTTGAGCAAATCGGATGGGGTCGCAGATAAGCAGGGGGTTCGACTCAAAGTGAAGTTGACCCACCAGGAAATGGCCAACTTGATCGGCTGCAGCCGCGAAACCGTGAGCGCCACCATGGGCCTGTTCAGGGATCAGTGCCTCATCCAGATGGAAGGCCGGAGCATCACTATCCTGAAGCCGGACGAGCTCTCACGCCTGGTGTCATAG
- a CDS encoding pyridoxamine 5'-phosphate oxidase family protein has product MTSRTGVMEDGLKPFSIIRLAEGKAMARKYLHMTMTESVRRAQQQYYGHAATITDVHERDPLSDAEAQFIADRDSFYLGSVSETGWPYVQHRGGPKGFLKVLDPATLAFADYRGNRQLLSTGNLFANDQVALFLMDYKNRERLKILGHARVEDVRDHSALAVRLTQGDSQPKAERIVIIEVVSYDWNCPKYITPRYSIDEVEELVGPLKSRIAELEAQLRSAQD; this is encoded by the coding sequence TTGACCAGTCGAACAGGGGTGATGGAAGACGGTCTGAAACCGTTTTCCATCATCCGACTGGCGGAGGGCAAGGCGATGGCGCGGAAATATCTCCATATGACGATGACTGAATCAGTGCGCCGTGCGCAACAGCAATACTACGGGCATGCGGCGACGATCACGGATGTTCATGAGCGTGATCCGTTAAGCGATGCGGAGGCTCAATTCATTGCAGACCGCGACAGTTTTTATCTGGGATCGGTCAGTGAGACTGGTTGGCCCTATGTCCAGCACAGGGGCGGGCCGAAAGGCTTTCTGAAGGTCCTCGATCCCGCCACGCTCGCGTTCGCCGATTACCGTGGGAACCGGCAACTTCTGAGCACAGGGAACCTGTTCGCGAACGACCAGGTGGCATTGTTTCTCATGGACTACAAGAACCGAGAGCGGTTGAAGATTCTCGGTCACGCGCGGGTGGAAGACGTTCGAGACCATTCGGCGCTAGCAGTGCGGCTCACGCAGGGAGACAGCCAGCCAAAGGCGGAGCGGATCGTCATCATCGAGGTCGTCTCCTACGACTGGAATTGCCCCAAATACATCACCCCACGCTATTCCATCGATGAGGTTGAGGAGTTGGTGGGGCCGTTGAAATCCCGCATCGCCGAGTTGGAAGCGCAGCTCCGATCGGCTCAGGACTAG
- a CDS encoding ABC transporter substrate-binding protein — MQNVSRRRFLQLAVATGGALALGDLADSIRLPRSGRVAYASEPIKVGIIDPLSSPYKTSSIHDVHGATVAVDRFNKAGGVLGRPVAIIEADDASNVDTAVRAARKLIKDDRVHFLMGTFNGDVALAVAQVAKQENRLFMVTGAHVPELTGSGCNSHTFVFMPSARMLSRAVTPHLVKTYGNRWFMITTETMDGRAAEQAMAAALQAEGGEVLGSISTPFGTTDFTIALAQAKTAKPGAVILNLYGWDLVHALKAYTAAGLAKEQIGVGGMIGGEQIGRPLGYANNAGIWGLIWDPKINSESSRRFIQGVIDKYNHTPTSRCYHGYTAMTQILEAVQRAGTTETQAVIKALEGHEFDGLKESRSYFRARDHQHVQDVLVGKAYGKELGLGHYQLLATVPGDAVAGRHDESTCTL; from the coding sequence ATGCAAAACGTATCGCGTCGACGCTTTCTTCAGTTGGCTGTCGCAACGGGCGGCGCGCTCGCGCTGGGAGATCTGGCCGACTCGATCCGACTTCCCCGGTCCGGACGTGTTGCCTACGCCTCGGAACCAATCAAGGTCGGGATCATTGATCCGCTCTCAAGCCCGTACAAAACCTCCTCGATCCACGACGTGCACGGCGCGACCGTGGCGGTGGATCGCTTCAACAAGGCCGGCGGGGTACTGGGACGTCCAGTCGCCATCATCGAAGCCGATGATGCGTCCAACGTAGACACTGCCGTCCGGGCGGCCCGCAAGCTGATCAAGGACGACCGTGTACATTTCCTCATGGGCACCTTCAACGGCGACGTGGCGCTGGCCGTCGCACAGGTGGCCAAGCAGGAGAACCGGCTCTTCATGGTGACCGGGGCACATGTGCCGGAGTTGACGGGTTCGGGGTGCAACTCGCATACGTTCGTGTTCATGCCAAGCGCCCGAATGTTGTCCAGGGCCGTTACGCCCCATCTCGTAAAGACCTACGGGAATCGCTGGTTCATGATCACGACCGAGACAATGGACGGCCGGGCGGCAGAACAGGCCATGGCGGCCGCGCTCCAGGCCGAGGGTGGCGAAGTGCTCGGCTCGATCAGCACGCCCTTCGGGACCACCGACTTCACAATTGCGCTGGCTCAAGCCAAAACTGCGAAACCCGGCGCCGTCATCCTGAATCTCTACGGCTGGGATCTCGTTCATGCGCTGAAGGCCTATACAGCGGCAGGGTTGGCCAAGGAGCAGATCGGCGTGGGTGGCATGATCGGCGGCGAACAAATCGGCCGTCCGCTCGGCTATGCCAACAATGCGGGGATCTGGGGGTTGATCTGGGACCCCAAGATCAACAGCGAGAGCTCACGGCGGTTCATTCAAGGCGTGATCGACAAGTACAACCATACCCCCACCTCACGCTGCTACCATGGCTACACTGCGATGACACAGATTCTGGAGGCGGTTCAACGGGCCGGCACGACCGAGACGCAGGCGGTCATCAAGGCGCTGGAGGGACATGAATTCGACGGGCTGAAAGAGAGCCGGTCCTACTTTCGCGCCAGGGATCACCAGCATGTGCAGGACGTGCTGGTAGGGAAAGCCTACGGCAAGGAACTGGGCCTGGGCCATTACCAACTACTGGCCACAGTTCCAGGTGACGCCGTCGCCGGCCGTCATGACGAGTCGACTTGCACGCTGTAG
- a CDS encoding TVP38/TMEM64 family protein — MTTKTRWLKVGALLVVLVAGYGAVSWLDVGEWLKPDRIADQLRAAGPFGPILFMALMAVAVVISPIPSLPLDLAAGATFGVTLGTAYAVAGAELGAILSFLIGRALGREVVTRIFRMEISFCERCSDRHLAIFVFLARLFPVFSFDLVSYGAGLTNMSLRVFAAATLLGMIVPTLALTYAGSQVVSGEWFLIVLGLIMVALLLLVPKLVVRYPTARWVRLLRGDMPVPAPRSTPNAIVDSRCASCGGPLP, encoded by the coding sequence GTGACCACAAAAACACGTTGGCTGAAGGTCGGCGCGCTTCTCGTCGTACTAGTGGCGGGCTATGGAGCTGTATCTTGGCTGGATGTAGGGGAGTGGCTCAAGCCGGACAGGATCGCCGATCAACTCCGTGCGGCTGGTCCCTTCGGGCCGATCTTGTTCATGGCACTCATGGCGGTGGCTGTGGTCATCAGTCCCATTCCCAGTCTGCCCTTGGATCTGGCAGCGGGCGCAACTTTCGGCGTGACCTTGGGGACTGCCTATGCTGTCGCCGGCGCGGAACTTGGTGCCATTCTCAGTTTTCTTATCGGCAGAGCCCTGGGACGGGAAGTCGTGACTCGGATCTTCCGGATGGAGATCAGCTTTTGCGAGCGATGTTCGGACCGGCATTTGGCCATCTTCGTGTTCCTCGCGCGGTTGTTCCCGGTCTTCTCATTCGATCTGGTGAGTTACGGAGCGGGCCTCACGAACATGTCGCTTCGCGTGTTCGCCGCCGCGACTCTGTTGGGGATGATTGTTCCTACGCTCGCACTGACCTATGCAGGCAGCCAAGTCGTCTCGGGGGAGTGGTTCTTGATCGTGCTGGGATTGATTATGGTAGCCCTGCTCCTCCTCGTCCCGAAGTTGGTGGTTCGCTACCCCACCGCACGCTGGGTCCGTCTACTGCGGGGCGACATGCCGGTCCCCGCTCCTCGCTCCACCCCCAATGCGATCGTCGATTCTCGATGCGCTTCATGCGGCGGCCCACTGCCATGA
- a CDS encoding DsrE family protein yields MKTAIVILSDPKSGAEEALGRVFNALALAAESKQKGDEVAVVFNGPGTRWPTELTKLTHPAHALYQSVRDVVQGASCACAEVFGATESVKLCGVASVNDNAIPGTAGLLSLRRYLADGWNVVVF; encoded by the coding sequence ATGAAAACGGCAATCGTCATACTCTCTGACCCCAAGAGCGGCGCCGAAGAGGCGCTTGGGCGGGTATTCAATGCGCTCGCCCTGGCTGCTGAATCCAAGCAGAAAGGCGACGAGGTCGCCGTGGTGTTCAACGGGCCAGGCACCAGGTGGCCGACGGAGCTGACCAAGCTGACCCACCCGGCTCATGCGCTCTATCAGTCCGTACGCGATGTGGTTCAGGGCGCGTCGTGCGCCTGTGCCGAGGTGTTCGGGGCGACGGAGAGCGTGAAGTTGTGTGGAGTGGCGAGCGTGAACGACAACGCCATACCGGGAACTGCCGGTCTCTTGAGCCTCAGACGGTACCTGGCCGACGGATGGAACGTGGTGGTGTTTTGA
- a CDS encoding DUF1348 family protein — MSTIPNRRPPVPPFTEETAIRKVRMAEDAWNSRNPDLVALAYSVDSLWRNRDEFLSGREAIVAFLRRKWAKELDYRLIKELWAFHETRIAVRFAYEWHDDSGNWFRSYGNENWEFDGNGLMHRRLASINDLPIREEERQYHWRLGPRPEGHPSLSDLGL, encoded by the coding sequence ATGTCAACGATCCCGAATAGGCGCCCCCCTGTTCCACCCTTTACCGAGGAGACCGCAATCCGGAAAGTGCGCATGGCAGAGGACGCCTGGAATAGCCGTAATCCCGATTTGGTCGCACTGGCCTACAGCGTTGACAGCCTGTGGCGGAATCGCGACGAGTTCCTGTCCGGCCGTGAGGCGATCGTGGCATTTCTGCGACGCAAATGGGCCAAGGAGCTGGACTACAGGCTGATTAAGGAACTGTGGGCGTTCCATGAGACGCGCATCGCCGTGCGTTTTGCCTATGAGTGGCACGACGATTCCGGAAACTGGTTCCGGTCCTACGGGAACGAGAACTGGGAGTTCGACGGAAATGGCCTCATGCACCGGCGCCTCGCAAGCATCAACGATCTTCCCATTAGAGAGGAGGAACGCCAATACCACTGGCGGCTTGGCCCTCGCCCCGAGGGCCACCCTTCCCTGTCCGATCTCGGCCTGTGA
- a CDS encoding transporter — protein MRLHHRMSLILLMITWVLCTQAAALASCGAVSCFVVIGAQQQVPQQGVLTVNGIYNYTPMRLLGGTTGIIPAADQARQRLILDHHQEVRTITQTYTLDLNYGVTDRFAMQVTIPYLKRTHIHLDEIGESPTEFGERVNFADNGIGDVRVTAKYNLLPTLRHMVVMGLGLELPTGDTRARDSSGQVLESSGQLGRGNVGLIGSIYQTYELIPHRLNQFAFASYRHTFRNRDGYQFGDEYQLNVGLNLITTPWLVLISQFNYRYLTHDNVTANLEQSAPPFAGDEPVLLDPRVLDRRVPNTGSTYLAYTPGFQLALGELIKSRLTEATSVYFMTQIPLARDANNNLAQGTSFIFGLTRSFQLVKPQT, from the coding sequence ATGCGACTTCATCATCGAATGTCCTTGATCTTGCTCATGATCACCTGGGTTCTCTGCACCCAAGCGGCGGCTCTAGCCTCTTGCGGCGCCGTGAGTTGCTTCGTCGTCATCGGTGCGCAACAGCAGGTTCCACAGCAGGGGGTCCTGACTGTCAATGGAATCTACAATTACACGCCGATGCGGTTGCTGGGCGGCACGACCGGGATCATTCCGGCGGCTGACCAGGCTCGGCAACGGTTGATTCTCGATCATCATCAGGAGGTGCGGACGATCACCCAGACCTATACGCTCGATCTGAACTACGGAGTCACCGATCGGTTTGCGATGCAGGTGACGATTCCCTACCTGAAACGCACGCACATCCATCTCGACGAGATCGGCGAATCCCCCACCGAGTTTGGGGAGCGGGTCAACTTTGCGGACAACGGCATCGGCGATGTGCGGGTTACGGCCAAGTACAACCTGTTGCCGACGCTCCGGCACATGGTCGTGATGGGGTTGGGCCTTGAGCTTCCCACGGGAGATACCAGGGCGCGGGACAGTTCAGGACAAGTGTTGGAGTCGTCGGGACAGCTCGGTCGCGGGAACGTCGGCCTCATCGGATCCATCTATCAGACGTACGAGCTGATTCCTCACCGTTTGAACCAATTCGCCTTTGCCAGCTACCGCCATACGTTTCGCAATCGTGACGGGTATCAATTTGGAGATGAGTACCAATTGAACGTGGGATTGAATCTCATTACGACCCCTTGGCTTGTGCTGATCAGTCAGTTCAACTACCGGTATCTGACTCATGACAATGTTACGGCAAACTTGGAGCAATCGGCGCCTCCTTTCGCCGGAGATGAACCGGTCCTGCTCGATCCCCGAGTTCTGGATCGGCGCGTCCCCAATACGGGATCGACATACCTTGCCTATACTCCAGGTTTTCAGCTTGCTCTCGGCGAGTTGATCAAGTCACGGCTCACGGAGGCGACCTCAGTCTACTTCATGACCCAGATCCCTCTCGCTCGGGATGCGAACAATAACCTCGCGCAAGGAACCAGTTTTATATTCGGCCTCACCCGCTCGTTTCAGCTTGTGAAACCGCAGACATAA
- a CDS encoding carboxymuconolactone decarboxylase family protein, whose amino-acid sequence MNRIAHLDPATTNGPAKQLFDAVQAKLGAVPNLFRVLGNSPAALNGFLSLNGALAAGAFPPKLREQIALTVAETNQCAYCLSAHAFVGGRLGLSTQDIADARQADATDKRTDAILKLAQSIVVQRGELGATGLDQARAAGLTDGDIVETVAHVALNIFSNYLNHIAGTVIDFPEVPLTQGHAASSCACG is encoded by the coding sequence ATGAATCGCATCGCACACCTTGATCCCGCAACCACGAACGGCCCAGCCAAGCAGCTCTTCGATGCCGTGCAAGCCAAGCTTGGTGCCGTCCCGAACCTGTTCCGGGTGTTGGGTAACTCTCCAGCCGCGCTCAACGGCTTCCTGAGCCTCAACGGAGCTCTCGCAGCCGGAGCATTCCCCCCGAAGCTGCGCGAGCAGATTGCGCTCACCGTGGCCGAGACCAATCAATGCGCCTACTGCCTCAGCGCGCATGCATTTGTCGGCGGCAGGCTCGGATTGAGCACGCAGGATATTGCGGATGCCCGGCAGGCCGATGCCACCGATAAGCGGACCGATGCCATTCTCAAACTCGCACAGAGCATCGTCGTCCAGCGCGGGGAACTCGGCGCGACGGGCCTGGATCAGGCGCGCGCGGCCGGGCTGACTGACGGTGACATTGTCGAAACCGTCGCCCATGTCGCGCTGAACATCTTCAGCAATTACCTCAACCATATCGCCGGCACGGTCATCGATTTTCCGGAGGTTCCGCTCACGCAGGGGCATGCCGCATCGTCTTGCGCCTGCGGCTAG